In the genome of bacterium, one region contains:
- the rplX gene encoding 50S ribosomal protein L24 has translation MKIKKNDTVVVIAGKAKGKRGKVLKLFPEKSRAIVEGVQFIKRHTKPRKQGQKAGILEKEAPVAVSNLMVVCAKCNKGVRVGARVLADGKRSRVCKSCGEMLDKV, from the coding sequence ATGAAGATAAAGAAGAACGACACGGTAGTGGTGATAGCCGGAAAGGCCAAGGGCAAACGGGGCAAGGTGCTCAAACTCTTCCCCGAGAAGAGCCGGGCCATTGTGGAGGGCGTCCAGTTCATCAAGCGGCACACCAAACCCCGCAAGCAGGGACAGAAGGCCGGGATCCTGGAAAAGGAGGCCCCGGTGGCCGTCTCCAACCTGATGGTGGTCTGCGCCAAGTGCAACAAGGGGGTCCGGGTGGGCGCCCGGGTGCTGGCCGACGGAAAACGTTCCCGGGTCTGCAAGTCCTGCGGCGAGATGCTGGACAAAGTCTAA
- the infA gene encoding translation initiation factor IF-1: MAKQEGIQVEGTVLENLPNATFRVELPNGHKILAHISGKMRMHFIKILPGDKVTLELSPYDLTRGRIIYRFK, translated from the coding sequence ATGGCCAAACAAGAGGGGATACAGGTCGAAGGAACCGTGCTGGAAAACCTTCCCAATGCCACCTTCCGGGTGGAGCTTCCCAACGGCCATAAGATCCTGGCCCATATCTCGGGCAAGATGCGGATGCACTTCATCAAGATCCTGCCCGGAGACAAGGTGACCCTGGAACTGTCTCCCTACGACCTGACCCGGGGCCGGATCATATACCGCTTCAAATAA
- the rplP gene encoding 50S ribosomal protein L16, whose translation MLMPKRVKHRKQHRGRMTGTASRGQFVEFGDQGLMATESAWITDRQIESARVALTRFTKKGGRVWIRIFPDHPSTKKPAETRMGKGKGAPDHWVAVIKPGRVMFEIGGIPPESAKKALGLASHKLPIKTKIVERDRTIKVI comes from the coding sequence ATGTTGATGCCAAAAAGGGTAAAACACCGTAAACAGCACCGGGGGCGCATGACCGGGACGGCCAGCCGGGGCCAGTTCGTGGAATTCGGAGATCAGGGGCTGATGGCCACCGAATCCGCCTGGATCACCGACCGCCAGATAGAATCCGCCCGGGTGGCCTTGACCCGCTTCACCAAAAAGGGCGGCCGGGTATGGATCAGGATATTCCCCGACCACCCGTCCACCAAAAAACCGGCCGAGACCCGGATGGGAAAGGGCAAGGGCGCCCCGGACCACTGGGTGGCGGTGATCAAGCCGGGCCGGGTGATGTTCGAGATCGGCGGCATTCCCCCGGAATCAGCCAAGAAGGCCCTGGGCCTGGCTTCCCACAAACTGCCCATTAAAACCAAGATCGTCGAGCGCGATCGCACCATAAAGGTAATATAA
- the rpmC gene encoding 50S ribosomal protein L29, protein MAKVKELRQMTRAEVEQKLKDEGQNLFHLTIRHSTQGLPKPTELKKSRRQVARLKTVLQEDKLGKAKLASGAKTA, encoded by the coding sequence ATGGCCAAGGTAAAAGAACTTCGCCAAATGACCCGGGCCGAGGTGGAGCAGAAGCTCAAGGATGAGGGGCAGAATCTCTTTCATCTGACCATCCGCCATTCCACCCAGGGGCTGCCCAAGCCCACCGAGCTCAAAAAATCACGCCGCCAGGTGGCCCGCCTCAAGACCGTGCTTCAGGAAGACAAGCTGGGCAAAGCCAAGCTGGCTTCGGGCGCCAAGACCGCATAA
- the rpsH gene encoding 30S ribosomal protein S8, translated as MSMTDPIADMLTRIRNAGKAKMKRTDIPASKMKLAITKILLRERLIANFKYIADGKQNVIRAYLRYDDEGKHLIKGLVRRSTPGLRVYAPKDKLPRVRSGMGLAIISTSKGLMTDREARKNKLGGEVVCYLW; from the coding sequence ATGTCGATGACCGATCCCATTGCCGATATGCTGACCAGGATCCGCAATGCCGGGAAAGCCAAGATGAAGAGGACGGATATACCGGCCTCCAAAATGAAGCTGGCGATCACCAAGATCCTTTTGCGGGAGCGCCTGATCGCCAATTTCAAGTACATCGCCGACGGCAAGCAGAACGTGATCCGCGCTTACCTGCGCTACGATGATGAGGGAAAGCACCTGATCAAGGGCCTGGTGCGCCGCAGCACCCCGGGCTTAAGGGTCTACGCCCCCAAGGACAAGCTGCCCCGGGTCCGCAGCGGAATGGGGCTGGCCATCATCTCCACCTCCAAGGGCCTGATGACCGACCGGGAGGCCCGCAAGAACAAGCTGGGCGGCGAGGTGGTCTGCTACCTGTGGTAA
- a CDS encoding type Z 30S ribosomal protein S14, translated as MARKAMIQKAERPKFKVRHHSRCRRCGRSRAFYRDFGICRICLREMTLRGEIPGMVKASW; from the coding sequence ATGGCCAGAAAGGCGATGATTCAAAAGGCTGAACGGCCGAAGTTCAAAGTCCGGCACCACAGCCGGTGCCGCCGCTGCGGAAGGTCACGGGCGTTCTACCGGGACTTCGGCATCTGCCGGATTTGCCTGCGGGAAATGACACTCAGGGGCGAGATCCCCGGAATGGTCAAGGCCAGCTGGTAG
- the rpmJ gene encoding 50S ribosomal protein L36, protein MKVKASVKVICEHCKLIKRKGVLRVVCKNPRHKQRQG, encoded by the coding sequence ATGAAAGTCAAGGCATCGGTCAAGGTGATCTGCGAGCACTGCAAGCTGATCAAGCGCAAGGGCGTGCTGCGGGTGGTCTGCAAGAACCCCCGCCACAAACAGCGCCAGGGTTAA
- the rpmD gene encoding 50S ribosomal protein L30, translating to MPKKILRITQVHSTIDRTEVQYRTIKALGIRKLYHTVEKTDTPQIRGMVKKVEHLLKVEEIQEGGSRK from the coding sequence GTGCCCAAAAAAATATTACGAATAACTCAGGTGCACTCCACCATCGACCGGACCGAAGTCCAGTACCGGACCATCAAGGCTTTGGGTATCCGCAAGCTTTATCACACGGTGGAGAAGACCGACACTCCGCAGATCCGGGGGATGGTAAAAAAGGTGGAGCATTTGCTAAAAGTTGAGGAGATTCAAGAAGGAGGCAGCCGCAAATGA
- the rplF gene encoding 50S ribosomal protein L6, with protein sequence MSRIGRKPIEIPQGVKTEVSGQKVKVTGPKGTLELEIHPNMKLELKDGVLTVIRPSDEKFDRSLHGLTRALVFNAVTGVSLGFTKVLQIYGIGYKAIKDPKGLTLNLGFSHPINLEAPKGIEFDITDEPGLKVLDKTYQSSLVVKGIDKQLVGEVAATIRRFRRPEPYQGKGIRYQGEHIRRKAGKTAAGAAGS encoded by the coding sequence GTGTCGCGGATAGGCAGAAAGCCAATAGAGATCCCCCAGGGGGTAAAGACCGAGGTGTCCGGCCAGAAGGTAAAGGTGACCGGGCCCAAGGGAACCCTGGAGCTGGAGATCCATCCCAACATGAAGCTGGAGCTCAAGGACGGCGTCCTGACGGTGATCCGGCCCTCGGACGAGAAGTTCGACCGGTCCCTGCACGGACTGACCCGGGCCCTGGTGTTCAACGCGGTCACCGGGGTCAGCCTGGGTTTCACCAAGGTGCTCCAGATCTACGGCATCGGGTACAAGGCCATCAAGGACCCCAAGGGCCTGACCCTGAACCTGGGATTTTCCCACCCCATCAATCTGGAGGCCCCCAAGGGCATCGAGTTCGACATCACCGATGAGCCGGGCCTTAAGGTGCTGGACAAGACATACCAGAGCAGCCTGGTGGTCAAGGGCATAGACAAGCAGCTGGTGGGCGAAGTGGCCGCCACCATCAGACGGTTCCGCCGGCCGGAGCCGTACCAAGGCAAGGGCATCCGCTACCAGGGCGAGCACATCCGGCGCAAGGCCGGCAAGACCGCGGCCGGAGCAGCCGGGTCCTGA
- the secY gene encoding preprotein translocase subunit SecY, translating to MWEKIQNIFRIPELRRRILFTLGILVVYRIGGHLPTAGIDTQALAEFFRAQRGTLFSMYDLFVGGNLSRATIFALGIMPYISASIIMQLLGAVIPFLEKLQKEGEQGRKKITQYTRYATVVLALFQSYGIAIFLESLAPNGLAVVPNPGFGFRILTMITMTAGTIFVMWLGEKITEFGIGNGISMIIFVGCLDSIPGDLISTYTSFRGGELNILVLAFIALLMVGVTAIVVLMTQGSRKIPVQYAKRIVGRKVYGGQSTYIPLGFNTAGVIPIIFAQSVLAFPMTIVTYIKADWAQGLAGLFATGSWLYNLLYAFLIIAFAYFYTAIVINPADLADNMKKYGGFIPGIRPGSKTAEYIERILTHITLPGAVFYAAIAILPTFLMSAFHIPFYFGGTTLLIIVGVALDTLQQVESHLLMRHYEGFIKKGKISGRAGRM from the coding sequence ATGTGGGAGAAAATCCAGAATATATTCCGGATCCCTGAACTGAGGCGGAGGATACTCTTTACCTTGGGAATCCTGGTGGTCTACCGGATCGGGGGGCATCTGCCCACAGCCGGGATCGACACCCAGGCCCTGGCCGAGTTCTTCCGGGCCCAGCGGGGCACCCTGTTCTCGATGTACGACCTGTTCGTGGGCGGCAACCTCTCCCGGGCCACCATCTTTGCCCTGGGGATCATGCCCTACATTTCGGCCTCCATCATCATGCAGCTTTTGGGCGCGGTGATCCCGTTCCTGGAAAAACTGCAGAAGGAAGGCGAGCAGGGCCGCAAGAAGATCACCCAGTACACCCGCTACGCCACCGTGGTGCTGGCCCTGTTCCAGTCATACGGCATTGCCATTTTCCTGGAATCCCTGGCCCCCAACGGCCTGGCGGTGGTGCCCAACCCCGGCTTCGGGTTCCGGATCCTGACCATGATCACCATGACCGCCGGCACCATCTTCGTGATGTGGCTGGGGGAAAAGATAACCGAGTTCGGCATAGGCAACGGCATCTCCATGATCATCTTCGTGGGCTGTCTGGACAGCATTCCCGGCGACCTGATCAGCACCTACACTTCGTTCCGGGGCGGCGAGCTTAACATCCTGGTGCTGGCCTTCATCGCCCTGCTGATGGTGGGGGTCACCGCCATCGTGGTGCTGATGACCCAGGGTTCCCGCAAGATCCCGGTGCAGTACGCCAAGAGGATAGTGGGCCGCAAGGTCTACGGCGGGCAGAGCACCTACATCCCGCTGGGCTTCAACACCGCCGGGGTCATCCCGATCATCTTCGCCCAGAGCGTGCTGGCCTTTCCCATGACCATCGTCACCTACATCAAGGCCGACTGGGCCCAGGGCCTGGCCGGACTGTTCGCCACCGGCTCCTGGCTCTACAATCTGCTCTACGCCTTTCTGATCATCGCCTTCGCTTATTTTTACACCGCCATCGTCATCAATCCGGCCGACCTGGCCGACAACATGAAGAAGTACGGCGGCTTCATTCCCGGGATCAGGCCCGGCTCCAAGACCGCGGAATACATCGAGCGGATCCTGACCCACATCACCCTGCCCGGCGCGGTGTTCTACGCGGCCATCGCCATCCTGCCCACCTTCCTGATGAGCGCCTTTCACATTCCGTTCTACTTCGGCGGCACCACCCTGCTGATCATCGTGGGCGTGGCCCTGGACACCCTGCAGCAGGTGGAATCCCATTTGCTGATGCGCCATTACGAGGGCTTCATCAAAAAGGGGAAGATCTCGGGCCGGGCCGGACGGATGTAA
- a CDS encoding adenylate kinase — MRLVLLGAPGSGKGTQAKQICQKFGLPHISTGDILRQAVKDGTPLGLKAKGFMDRGELVPDHLILDLIKERFKSLDAQQGFLLDGFPRTVAQAQGLEDSLTQQNLKIDIACSLDVEREELIKRLTSRRICSGCGAIYNLLFQSPVKEGICDKCGGKLEQRVDDQRQTAENRLEVYLKQTQPLLEYYNSRKLLKQIDGNAEPGKVFQDVIAALQEYK, encoded by the coding sequence ATGAGACTGGTCCTTTTAGGCGCCCCCGGTTCCGGCAAGGGAACCCAGGCCAAGCAGATCTGCCAGAAATTCGGCCTGCCCCACATTTCCACCGGCGACATCCTACGGCAGGCGGTCAAGGACGGAACCCCGCTGGGCCTGAAAGCCAAGGGGTTCATGGACCGGGGAGAACTGGTTCCCGACCACCTGATCCTGGACCTGATCAAAGAGCGCTTCAAGTCTCTGGATGCCCAACAGGGATTTTTGCTGGACGGTTTTCCCCGGACGGTGGCCCAGGCCCAGGGCTTGGAAGACTCTCTGACACAGCAAAACCTGAAGATCGATATAGCTTGTTCTTTAGATGTGGAGCGGGAGGAGCTGATAAAACGGCTGACCTCCAGAAGGATCTGCTCCGGCTGCGGGGCCATCTATAACCTGCTGTTCCAGTCCCCCGTAAAAGAAGGGATCTGCGACAAGTGCGGAGGCAAACTGGAGCAAAGGGTGGACGACCAGCGACAGACCGCGGAGAACCGGCTGGAAGTGTATCTTAAGCAGACCCAGCCGCTGCTGGAGTACTACAACTCCCGCAAACTGCTCAAGCAAATAGACGGCAATGCCGAGCCCGGCAAAGTATTTCAGGATGTCATCGCCGCGCTGCAGGAATATAAATGA
- the rplO gene encoding 50S ribosomal protein L15, which yields MKLDQIKPNKGAVKKAKRRGCGTGSGHGGTSTKGHKGQKSRAGSGARVPSWFEGGQMPLQRRLPKRGFTAFDKKTFQVVNLTALETQEKEVTPESMFTLGLVRKKNQPVKILGKGELKKALTVKAHAFSASAQKSIEAAGGKIEVLKVLSSHRTE from the coding sequence ATGAAACTGGATCAGATCAAGCCCAACAAGGGCGCAGTCAAAAAAGCCAAGCGTAGAGGCTGCGGCACCGGGTCGGGCCACGGCGGCACTTCCACCAAGGGCCACAAGGGCCAGAAATCACGGGCCGGTTCCGGGGCCAGGGTCCCCTCCTGGTTCGAGGGCGGCCAGATGCCGTTGCAGCGCCGCCTGCCCAAGCGCGGCTTCACGGCTTTCGACAAGAAGACATTCCAGGTGGTCAACCTGACGGCGCTGGAGACCCAGGAAAAAGAGGTCACCCCCGAATCCATGTTCACCCTGGGCCTGGTCCGGAAGAAGAACCAGCCGGTCAAGATCCTGGGCAAGGGAGAACTCAAGAAAGCGCTGACGGTAAAAGCCCACGCCTTTTCGGCCTCGGCCCAGAAGTCCATCGAAGCCGCCGGGGGAAAGATCGAAGTGCTGAAAGTGCTCAGCAGCCACCGGACCGAATAA
- the rplR gene encoding 50S ribosomal protein L18 produces the protein MADKAKEIRDARLRRHVRIRRKVQGTPERPRLCVFRSNKFIYAQVIDDTKHAVLAASGKMEGLEKGKLAQSKQVGKKIAQLALAKGIKQVVFDRGGYIYHGRIKALAESAREAGLQF, from the coding sequence ATGGCAGACAAGGCAAAAGAAATAAGAGACGCCCGCCTCAGGCGGCATGTACGGATCCGGCGCAAGGTTCAGGGCACGCCCGAACGGCCCCGGCTCTGCGTCTTCCGCAGCAACAAGTTCATTTATGCCCAGGTGATAGACGACACCAAGCATGCGGTGCTGGCGGCCTCCGGCAAGATGGAGGGCCTGGAAAAAGGCAAGCTGGCCCAGAGCAAGCAGGTGGGCAAAAAGATCGCCCAGCTGGCTTTGGCCAAGGGCATCAAGCAGGTGGTGTTCGACCGGGGCGGATATATTTATCACGGCAGGATCAAGGCGCTGGCCGAGTCGGCCAGAGAAGCCGGGTTGCAATTCTAA
- the rpsQ gene encoding 30S ribosomal protein S17, whose product MTERNLRKERTGKVTSNKMTKTIVVAVERKFKDPFYGKVVKRTSKLMAHDEKSEAKEGDTVRIVETRPLSKCKRWRLDGVISKAK is encoded by the coding sequence ATGACCGAGAGAAATTTACGCAAGGAACGGACCGGCAAGGTCACCAGCAACAAGATGACCAAGACCATCGTGGTGGCGGTGGAGCGCAAGTTCAAGGACCCGTTTTACGGCAAGGTGGTAAAGCGGACCAGCAAACTGATGGCCCACGACGAGAAGAGCGAGGCCAAAGAGGGCGACACCGTCCGGATAGTGGAGACCAGGCCGCTCTCCAAGTGCAAGCGCTGGCGTTTGGACGGGGTCATCAGCAAAGCCAAGTAA
- the rplN gene encoding 50S ribosomal protein L14: MIQQYSRLTVADNTGARKCMCIQVMGGHTRRYGSIGDIIKIAIKDVLPGGSIKKGEVARAVVVRTRKEVRRRDGSYIRFDENAAVIIDDKNEPKGTRIFGPVGRELREKLFLKIVSLAPEVI; encoded by the coding sequence ATGATACAGCAATACAGCAGACTGACCGTGGCCGACAATACCGGAGCCCGCAAATGCATGTGCATCCAGGTGATGGGCGGACACACCCGGCGCTACGGCAGCATCGGGGACATAATCAAGATCGCCATCAAGGACGTGCTCCCCGGCGGCAGCATCAAGAAGGGCGAAGTGGCCCGGGCGGTGGTGGTCCGCACCAGGAAGGAAGTTCGGCGCCGGGACGGCTCCTACATCCGGTTCGACGAGAATGCCGCGGTGATCATCGACGACAAGAACGAACCCAAGGGCACCCGCATCTTCGGTCCGGTGGGCCGCGAGCTCCGGGAGAAGCTGTTCCTGAAAATAGTATCTTTGGCCCCCGAGGTGATATAA
- the map gene encoding type I methionyl aminopeptidase, whose translation MIAIREAWEIDRIRAAGQVIAGLWKVLAPRIRPGTATSELDKLAYDFIIDNQAEPAFKGYRGYPATLCISINHEVVHGIPRPERILREGDLVGIDVGTSKNGYIADAARSYYVGGAPSPEILKLLATTKQALELGIQSARPGSKVSDISRAVQQAAESAGFSVVRDLCGHGVGQKLHEEPEIPNYVKSGSSPALAEGMVLAIEPMINAGGHQVKFLSDGWTVVTADSSLSAHFEDTVVVTAGQPLIVTR comes from the coding sequence ATGATCGCCATCCGGGAGGCTTGGGAGATCGACCGGATCAGGGCGGCCGGACAGGTGATCGCCGGTCTGTGGAAGGTCCTGGCCCCCAGGATCAGACCGGGGACAGCCACTTCCGAACTGGACAAACTGGCCTATGACTTCATAATCGACAATCAGGCGGAGCCGGCCTTCAAAGGCTACCGGGGCTATCCCGCCACCCTCTGCATTTCCATCAACCACGAAGTGGTGCACGGCATACCGAGGCCGGAACGGATCCTGCGGGAGGGCGACCTGGTGGGAATAGACGTGGGAACCTCAAAGAACGGGTACATCGCCGATGCCGCCCGCAGTTATTACGTCGGCGGGGCCCCTTCCCCGGAGATCCTAAAACTATTGGCCACCACCAAGCAGGCCCTGGAACTGGGCATCCAAAGCGCCCGTCCCGGATCCAAGGTCAGCGACATCTCCCGGGCCGTTCAGCAGGCGGCGGAGTCCGCCGGTTTTTCCGTGGTGCGCGACCTGTGCGGCCACGGGGTGGGCCAGAAACTGCACGAAGAGCCGGAGATACCGAATTACGTCAAATCCGGTTCCAGCCCGGCGCTGGCAGAGGGAATGGTGCTGGCCATAGAGCCGATGATCAACGCCGGGGGCCACCAGGTAAAGTTCCTGTCCGACGGCTGGACAGTGGTCACCGCCGATTCCAGCCTCTCCGCCCATTTCGAGGACACGGTGGTGGTCACCGCCGGCCAACCGCTGATAGTAACCCGGTAA
- the rplE gene encoding 50S ribosomal protein L5: MARLKEKYQKEVKPALIKKFGYKSPMQAPALSKIVVNMGLGEGILDPKIVEAAAKDLGTITGQKPSIRKSKKSIANFKLRAGLAIGAMVTLRGDTMYEFFDRMVNVAMPRIRDFKGMPAKSFDGRGNYTMGIKEQIIFPEINYDKISKIVGMDITFVTTAKSDEEGKELLSLMGMPFQK, translated from the coding sequence ATGGCGCGTTTAAAAGAAAAATACCAAAAGGAAGTCAAGCCGGCCCTGATCAAGAAATTCGGCTACAAGAGCCCGATGCAGGCTCCGGCCCTTTCCAAGATCGTGGTCAACATGGGCCTGGGCGAGGGCATCCTGGATCCCAAGATAGTGGAGGCTGCGGCCAAGGACCTGGGGACCATCACCGGGCAGAAGCCCTCCATCCGCAAATCCAAGAAATCCATCGCCAACTTCAAGCTGCGGGCCGGCCTGGCCATCGGGGCTATGGTCACCCTGCGGGGCGACACCATGTACGAGTTCTTTGACCGGATGGTCAATGTGGCCATGCCCCGGATCCGCGATTTCAAGGGGATGCCGGCCAAATCCTTCGACGGCCGGGGGAACTACACCATGGGCATCAAGGAGCAGATCATCTTTCCCGAGATCAACTACGACAAGATATCCAAGATAGTGGGCATGGACATCACCTTTGTGACCACCGCCAAAAGCGACGAAGAGGGCAAGGAACTGCTGAGCCTGATGGGAATGCCTTTCCAGAAATAA
- the rpsE gene encoding 30S ribosomal protein S5 codes for MARINLNGLGELKEQVVHINRVAKVVKGGKRFGFTALVTVGDGNGHVGIGKGKAREVSEAIRKANEDAKKSLKKYSVVDGKIPYMVMGKYGASEVVLRPAATGTGVIAGNVVRSVLEVCGVTDILTKSLGSNNPHNLLKATIDGLSQLRQPADIMEERNRGKAGAVPAAAPEVKPQAAEEPKPEAPAAETPAAV; via the coding sequence GTGGCAAGGATCAACTTGAATGGTTTGGGCGAGCTCAAGGAGCAGGTGGTCCATATCAACCGGGTGGCCAAGGTGGTAAAGGGCGGCAAGCGCTTCGGTTTTACCGCGTTGGTGACGGTGGGTGATGGAAACGGTCATGTGGGGATCGGCAAGGGAAAGGCCCGCGAAGTTTCCGAGGCCATCCGCAAGGCCAATGAGGACGCCAAGAAAAGCCTTAAGAAATATTCGGTGGTCGACGGCAAGATCCCCTACATGGTGATGGGCAAATACGGCGCCAGCGAAGTGGTCTTAAGGCCGGCCGCCACCGGAACCGGCGTGATCGCCGGCAACGTGGTGCGCTCGGTGCTGGAGGTCTGCGGCGTCACCGACATCCTGACCAAGAGCCTGGGCTCCAACAATCCCCACAACCTGCTGAAGGCCACCATAGACGGGCTGTCCCAGCTGCGCCAGCCGGCCGATATCATGGAAGAGCGCAACCGGGGCAAGGCCGGAGCCGTCCCAGCTGCGGCCCCCGAGGTCAAACCGCAGGCGGCCGAAGAGCCGAAACCGGAAGCCCCGGCAGCAGAAACACCGGCCGCAGTCTGA